The genomic interval TGTCGGACACGCACTCCGAAAGCCTCGCGGGCTGCCCAGGAGGCATCCGACGCTCAGCCGGTCTCTCTCGCCGCGCTCCGGCGCGACCTCGGTCTCACCCAGGCGCAAGTCGCCCGCCGCCTGCGAATGACCCAGTCGGACGTGTCCAAGCTGGAACGGCGCGAGGACGTGCGGTTGTCCACTCTCCTGGCGTACGCCCGTGCCCTCAACGGCCGCCTGCGTGTCATGTTCGACGACGGCGAAACGACGCGCGAGGTCC from Spirochaetaceae bacterium carries:
- a CDS encoding helix-turn-helix transcriptional regulator translates to MIHRHCEVPPDLPVAELPAVAIADLLERGDLQDWQPLAGAIRRDPWGSLATSVARLLDAYPRYGTSPLWRAWIDRCRTRTPKASRAAQEASDAQPVSLAALRRDLGLTQAQVARRLRMTQSDVSKLERREDVRLSTLLAYARALNGRLRVMFDDGETTREVQLKPRPDGSR